TCAAGTGTACAGATATCACGTCGTGCATGAAGTGCAAGAGTGTCAGATGCTTGACCAGATCCAATAATCCGAACTGGAGTATCTACATATTTTTTTGCTTTTTCTGCTGCACATAAAACTAGTGATGCAGCACCATCACTTACCGGTGAACAATCGAGTAAACCTAACGGATATGCAACTGGTGATGCCCGCATCACTTGTTCCACAGTGATTTCTGATTGATATTGAGCGTATGGATTTAAAGCACCGTTTGCATGGTTTTTTACTGCAACCTGTGCAAGCTGTTCTTTTGTGGTGCCGTAGTCATGCATATGTTTCATTGCAATCATCGCATATAATCCAGGGAAGGTTGCTCCAAAAAATGCTTCCCATTCCTGATCAGAAGCGGTTGCTAATGTTTCGGTAGCAGCAGCACCACCAACGTCGTTCATCTTTTCAATGCCACCAACAACGACAATGTCATGGAGACCTGATGCAACAGCAAGGTAGCCTTGACGAACTGCAAGCCCTCCCGATGCACAGGCGCCTTCTACCCTGGTCGCAGGGATATGCGCATTTGAAAAGCCAGAGACATCAGCAACTAATGCACCGATATGTTCTTGACCGACGAAGCGACCTGAACTCATCGATCCAATATACAGAGCATCAATATCTTTACCTTCGATTTTTGCATCAAGAATCGCTTTTGACCCGGCTTCTGCAATGAGATCACGAAACGATTTATCCCACAGTTCGCCAAATTTCGTTAAACCAACTCCAATAATTGCAACATCTCTCATGGTCTATTCACTCCCAGTATAATAAATCAGTTAATTTTGCATACGTACCGTAATCAATATATTTTTTATGTTCAATCATCTGAGATACTAGCGGGGCATTTTTTCGTGCCAGATGCAGGATTTTTTCAGTAACCGTAATATCAAACCCATCGCTTCCTGCACCTGAACCGTAACTCGTCAGAAAGATGCGATCGCCAGGTTTAGCAACATCAAGAACTGATGCAAGTCCAAGCATTGATGCACCTGAATAGGTATTTCCAATAACTGGGGTTAGTAATCCTTGTTTGACTTGCTCAGGGGTAAAACCAAGCATTTTTGCAACATTGACTGGAAATTTACCATTTGGCTGATGAAAAACTGCATAGGTATAATCTGAAGGTTGCGTCCCGGCTTTTTCCATTAAATTTTTTGCACAATTGGTAATATGTTTGAAATATGCTGGTTCACCGGTAAAACGTCCTCCATGTGCAGGATATTTCCGTTCTGCTCGACGCCAGAAATCAGGAGTGTCAGTGGTATATGAAAGGGTATGATTAATTGTAGCGACAACGTTTTCTCTGCCGATAATAAAAGCGGCCCCTCCTGCCGCTGCCGAATATTCTAACGCGTCACCTGGTGCTGCCTGTGATGTATCTGCTCCAATAGCAAGACCGTATTTAATCATCCCTGCTTTAACCAGGGCGGAACAGGTTTGAACAGCAGCTGTTCCAGCTTTACAGGCAAATTCATAATCAGCAACCATAACATGGGGGGTTGCACCAATTGCTTCGGCAACAATAGTTCCAGTTGGCTTAACTGCGTAAGGATGTGATTCACTTCCAATATAAATTGCACCAATATCCTTTGGATTAACGATACAGCGCTTGAGTGCTGCACGAGCTGCTTCAACACTTATAGTTGCGGTGTCTTCGTCAATAGCTGGAACTGATTTTTCAAAAATACCGAGTCCTTTGCTAATAGCAACACCATCTTTACCCCATACTTTAGCGATTTCTTCTGCTTTAATTCGTAATCTGGGTATATTTGCTCCGTAACTAACAATACCAATGCTATCTGTAGTTGACATATGAAAAGCTAAAAACAAATAAACCTATTTAAAAGTGACGAAAATTTTTTCGTTGATTGCCGATATCTCTTTAGCCGGATAGTGAAATCTTTTTTCCAGCTTTTAACGCATTCACTGATTCATCAGCGATAACTTCAAGTTTCTCCTGATTAAAAACTTCTT
This genomic interval from Candidatus Thermoplasmatota archaeon contains the following:
- a CDS encoding thiolase domain-containing protein: MRDVAIIGVGLTKFGELWDKSFRDLIAEAGSKAILDAKIEGKDIDALYIGSMSSGRFVGQEHIGALVADVSGFSNAHIPATRVEGACASGGLAVRQGYLAVASGLHDIVVVGGIEKMNDVGGAAATETLATASDQEWEAFFGATFPGLYAMIAMKHMHDYGTTKEQLAQVAVKNHANGALNPYAQYQSEITVEQVMRASPVAYPLGLLDCSPVSDGAASLVLCAAEKAKKYVDTPVRIIGSGQASDTLALHARRDICTLDATVFAAKMAYKQARITPQDVSFAEVHDCFTIAEICAIEDLGFVKKGDGGKAIDEHITTRDGSLPVNTSGGLKAKGHPVGATGVAQVIEATLQLQGRAEKRQLKNPKIGLTHNVGGSGATCVVHILEAM
- a CDS encoding hydroxymethylglutaryl-CoA synthase, coding for MSTTDSIGIVSYGANIPRLRIKAEEIAKVWGKDGVAISKGLGIFEKSVPAIDEDTATISVEAARAALKRCIVNPKDIGAIYIGSESHPYAVKPTGTIVAEAIGATPHVMVADYEFACKAGTAAVQTCSALVKAGMIKYGLAIGADTSQAAPGDALEYSAAAGGAAFIIGRENVVATINHTLSYTTDTPDFWRRAERKYPAHGGRFTGEPAYFKHITNCAKNLMEKAGTQPSDYTYAVFHQPNGKFPVNVAKMLGFTPEQVKQGLLTPVIGNTYSGASMLGLASVLDVAKPGDRIFLTSYGSGAGSDGFDITVTEKILHLARKNAPLVSQMIEHKKYIDYGTYAKLTDLLYWE